A region from the Tepidibacillus fermentans genome encodes:
- the pgeF gene encoding peptidoglycan editing factor PgeF, with product MEPFQLKEQPIPHFVIDSWQKLVPGLTVGFSTKKGGVSQEPYATMNLALHVNDNQEDVITNRKILADALGFSFDAWTSAEQIHGNHIEIISKNERGKGRLTREDAIQVTDGIVTSESDILLTSFYADCVPLFFLDPIKKVIGLAHAGWKGTQLKIAEKMVETFVTHYGSNRDDIRVAIGPSIGQCCYEVDARVIQPIQSTFSMITEEMIFDKQNGHYDLDLKKLNQQILIQAGILPNHIEISSYCTSCDHHLFFSHRKDHGKTGRMAAWIGLRKED from the coding sequence ATGGAACCGTTTCAATTAAAGGAACAACCGATTCCACATTTCGTAATTGATTCTTGGCAAAAACTCGTACCTGGATTAACTGTAGGATTTAGTACGAAAAAAGGTGGAGTGAGTCAAGAACCTTACGCGACGATGAATTTAGCCCTACATGTAAATGACAATCAAGAAGATGTGATTACAAATCGAAAAATTTTAGCTGATGCTTTAGGTTTTTCTTTTGATGCTTGGACATCAGCAGAACAGATTCATGGAAATCATATTGAAATCATTTCAAAAAATGAACGGGGAAAAGGTCGGTTAACGAGAGAAGATGCCATCCAAGTCACGGATGGAATTGTTACCTCTGAATCTGATATATTACTTACTTCCTTTTATGCGGATTGTGTTCCTTTATTTTTCCTCGATCCAATAAAAAAAGTGATTGGTCTTGCTCATGCAGGTTGGAAAGGAACACAATTGAAAATAGCAGAAAAAATGGTTGAAACTTTTGTAACTCATTATGGTTCGAATCGTGATGATATTCGTGTTGCGATTGGTCCATCGATTGGACAATGTTGTTATGAAGTTGATGCTCGAGTGATTCAACCTATACAATCTACTTTTTCAATGATTACAGAAGAAATGATCTTTGATAAGCAAAACGGTCACTATGATTTAGATTTAAAAAAATTAAACCAACAAATACTAATTCAGGCAGGAATTTTGCCGAATCATATCGAAATTTCTTCATATTGTACAAGTTGTGATCATCATTTATTTTTCTCTCACCGAAAAGATCATGGGAAAACGGGTCGAATGGCGGCTTGGATTGGCTTAAGGAAGGAAGATTAA
- the sigE gene encoding RNA polymerase sporulation sigma factor SigE, with the protein MITKWKIQLMLVWYRILFLLGLKSEEVYYIGGSDTLPPPLTKEEEELLLEKLPTGDSAAKSMLIERNLRLVVYIARKFDNTGVSIEDLVSIGSIGLIKAVNTFDIDKNIKLATYASRCIENEILMYLRRSNKMKTEVSFDEPLNIDWDGNELLLSDILGTENDTIFRNIEDEVDKKLLKKALEKLSDREKMIMELRFGLKDGVEKTQKDVADMLGISQSYISRLEKRIIRRLRKEFNKMI; encoded by the coding sequence ATGATTACAAAATGGAAGATCCAATTGATGCTTGTATGGTATCGAATTTTATTTTTACTTGGTCTTAAGTCAGAGGAAGTCTATTATATTGGCGGAAGTGATACCCTTCCACCTCCGTTAACAAAGGAAGAGGAAGAACTCCTATTAGAAAAACTGCCAACAGGAGATTCGGCGGCCAAATCAATGTTAATTGAAAGGAACCTTCGGCTTGTTGTTTATATTGCAAGAAAGTTTGATAACACGGGTGTAAGTATTGAAGATTTGGTTTCGATTGGATCGATTGGTCTCATTAAAGCGGTAAATACCTTTGATATCGACAAAAATATTAAATTGGCTACTTATGCTTCTCGTTGTATTGAAAATGAAATCCTGATGTATTTACGACGAAGTAATAAAATGAAAACAGAGGTCTCTTTTGATGAACCGCTAAATATTGATTGGGATGGAAATGAATTATTATTATCTGATATATTAGGCACAGAAAATGATACGATCTTCCGCAATATTGAAGATGAAGTCGACAAAAAATTATTAAAAAAAGCATTAGAAAAGTTAAGTGATCGCGAAAAAATGATTATGGAACTTCGTTTTGGCTTAAAAGATGGTGTTGAAAAAACACAAAAAGATGTTGCAGATATGCTAGGAATCTCACAATCTTATATATCTCGACTTGAAAAACGAATAATCAGACGATTACGAAAAGAATTTAATAAGATGATCTAA
- a CDS encoding YlmC/YmxH family sporulation protein, with the protein MIKISEFQTKDVVNIYDGKKLGTVQDIEIDLKTGRVEALVIPNQGKLFGLFGNGTEYIIPWRNIVKIGLDVVLVKLDDHRSFRSLESNEDSDPFKKY; encoded by the coding sequence ATGATTAAAATTTCTGAGTTCCAGACGAAGGATGTTGTCAATATTTATGATGGCAAAAAACTCGGCACTGTCCAAGATATTGAAATTGATTTAAAAACTGGTCGAGTAGAGGCATTGGTGATCCCAAACCAAGGCAAGTTGTTTGGCCTTTTTGGTAATGGTACAGAGTATATTATTCCTTGGAGGAATATTGTAAAGATTGGTCTTGATGTGGTATTGGTGAAACTGGATGATCATCGCTCTTTTCGATCTTTAGAATCGAATGAGGATTCAGATCCATTTAAAAAATATTAA
- a CDS encoding YggS family pyridoxal phosphate-dependent enzyme, with the protein MSLMENIQQVKQKIKKACEISQRNENEIKMIAVTKYVDIEQTREILELGIQHIGENRVQHALPKYEALSSMGVWHFIGHLQTNKVKQVIGKFDYIHSLDRLSLAEAIDKRAKQLQTKVKCFIQVNISGEESKGGVNPAELIDFCKSIRQYDSIQVIGFMTMAPNIKNQDLIRSVFRGLREWRDQINQEKIFSEPLEELSMGMSNDFEIAIEEGATFIRLGTVLFKN; encoded by the coding sequence ATGTCTTTAATGGAAAATATTCAACAAGTAAAGCAAAAAATTAAAAAAGCGTGCGAAATTAGCCAAAGAAACGAAAATGAGATTAAAATGATCGCAGTGACCAAATATGTTGACATCGAGCAAACGAGGGAAATACTTGAATTAGGGATTCAGCATATTGGGGAGAACAGGGTTCAACATGCGCTCCCGAAATACGAAGCACTATCATCAATGGGAGTTTGGCATTTTATCGGTCATTTGCAAACCAATAAAGTGAAACAAGTGATCGGAAAGTTCGATTATATTCATTCTTTGGATCGGCTTTCTTTGGCAGAAGCCATCGATAAGCGGGCAAAACAACTCCAAACCAAAGTGAAATGTTTTATTCAAGTAAATATATCCGGTGAAGAGAGCAAAGGTGGTGTTAATCCAGCTGAACTCATCGATTTTTGTAAGTCAATTCGACAATATGATTCCATACAAGTCATTGGTTTTATGACAATGGCACCTAATATTAAGAATCAAGATTTGATTCGCTCTGTATTTAGGGGGCTGCGGGAATGGAGAGATCAGATTAACCAAGAGAAAATTTTTTCAGAGCCTTTAGAAGAGTTATCGATGGGGATGTCCAACGACTTTGAAATTGCGATTGAAGAAGGAGCAACTTTTATCCGTTTAGGAACCGTGTTATTTAAAAATTAA
- a CDS encoding DUF5665 domain-containing protein, translated as MNDKPRNNGDKDLKDVNEIKDAEINDVEKNRNEEKHYSLEWIGKKVDELGVQLERVQIADYVALLNRPRRLFILNLVSGIARGIGIALGFTVFAATIIYILQRLGALNLPIIGDYIADIVKIVQAQLNMDRSFR; from the coding sequence ATGAACGATAAGCCTCGCAATAATGGTGACAAAGATCTAAAAGACGTAAATGAAATAAAAGATGCTGAAATAAACGATGTTGAAAAGAATAGGAACGAGGAAAAGCACTATTCTTTAGAATGGATTGGAAAGAAGGTTGACGAATTAGGGGTTCAACTAGAGCGAGTTCAGATTGCCGATTATGTTGCATTATTGAATCGACCTCGACGTTTATTTATATTAAATCTTGTTTCAGGAATTGCTCGAGGAATTGGGATTGCTTTAGGATTTACAGTGTTTGCGGCAACGATTATTTATATTTTACAAAGATTGGGTGCATTAAATTTGCCGATTATAGGGGATTATATAGCAGATATCGTAAAAATTGTTCAAGCACAATTAAATATGGATCGAAGTTTTCGGTGA
- the spoIIGA gene encoding sigma-E processing peptidase SpoIIGA, with protein sequence MVFYADLIFLFNLVIDYLILWTTGKFLHLKVKKLHLFLSAGIGAFYTFVFLMPALTIFHLLLTKIIVSILMVWISFRFIHLVHFIRAIATFYFVSFVFGGGVFGLQYLLQIDHEIINGIYVTHSSGSYIYFLFLVISPLMVWIFSKKTYHSIERKTSIQQDLVDLELTILDQFFHCKGLVDTGNQLYDPITRKPVLVIEAKDLTFLPDILYQTFVSREFELEKFEQIVDQIDPIWLSRIHLIPFRSVAKEMQFLLALRPDKVVIHNREKLVETNTVLIGLDFGLLSIDRSYQAIIHPELLIAS encoded by the coding sequence ATGGTTTTTTATGCCGATTTGATCTTTTTATTCAATCTTGTTATTGATTATTTGATCCTTTGGACAACAGGGAAATTCCTTCATTTAAAGGTGAAGAAACTACATTTATTTTTAAGTGCTGGAATTGGTGCTTTTTATACGTTTGTATTCCTTATGCCTGCTCTTACCATTTTTCATCTTCTATTAACCAAAATCATAGTTTCTATACTTATGGTTTGGATTTCCTTTCGATTTATTCATCTTGTTCATTTTATTCGTGCAATCGCAACATTTTACTTTGTGTCCTTTGTTTTTGGCGGGGGTGTATTTGGACTTCAATACCTTCTCCAGATTGATCACGAAATCATCAATGGGATTTATGTCACACACTCATCTGGTTCATATATCTATTTCCTTTTTCTAGTCATTTCACCACTCATGGTATGGATATTCTCGAAGAAGACATACCATTCCATAGAAAGAAAAACATCCATACAACAGGATTTGGTCGATCTTGAATTAACGATACTGGATCAATTCTTTCATTGTAAAGGATTAGTTGATACGGGGAATCAACTCTATGACCCCATTACGCGAAAGCCAGTTTTAGTCATAGAAGCAAAGGATCTTACTTTCTTACCTGATATTCTTTATCAAACATTTGTTTCTCGAGAATTTGAATTAGAGAAGTTTGAACAAATCGTTGATCAGATCGATCCAATTTGGTTATCTAGGATTCATCTGATTCCATTTCGTAGTGTTGCAAAAGAAATGCAGTTTTTATTGGCATTGCGTCCAGATAAGGTGGTGATTCATAACAGAGAAAAATTAGTGGAAACGAACACGGTTTTAATTGGCTTAGATTTTGGTTTATTGTCCATCGATCGGTCGTATCAAGCGATTATTCATCCGGAATTATTAATTGCATCATAA
- a CDS encoding TraR/DksA C4-type zinc finger protein, giving the protein MDKKDLAHFKELLLAERNSILHQFQVNNSFGLDENLNDSIGELTSYDNHPADIGTEVFERGKDIALQENERHILDLVDEALQRFENGTYGYCVTCHQEIPKERLEAIPYAKYCIKHQTNNEISIQRPIEEQFLRPPFGRTSFDGKVNETEFDGEDAWQTVARYGTSNSADYFANAMDYNHTWIESDEPDGYVDQIEGFLVTDITGSPSVDHIDVVRNEVYEAYIKSHEGEEGIAEIHIDDKNENEK; this is encoded by the coding sequence ATGGATAAAAAGGACTTGGCACATTTTAAGGAATTATTACTCGCAGAAAGAAATTCAATTCTACACCAGTTCCAAGTGAACAATAGCTTTGGCTTAGATGAGAATCTGAATGATTCGATTGGAGAATTAACGAGTTATGATAATCATCCAGCCGATATTGGAACAGAAGTATTTGAACGTGGAAAAGACATCGCATTACAAGAAAATGAACGGCATATTCTTGATTTAGTGGATGAAGCATTACAACGCTTTGAAAATGGAACATATGGTTATTGCGTAACTTGTCATCAAGAGATTCCAAAAGAACGGTTAGAAGCAATCCCTTATGCGAAATATTGTATAAAGCATCAAACAAATAACGAGATCTCCATCCAACGTCCAATAGAGGAACAATTCCTGAGGCCCCCATTTGGAAGAACAAGCTTTGATGGAAAGGTGAATGAGACAGAGTTTGATGGCGAGGATGCATGGCAAACTGTGGCCCGTTATGGTACATCCAATTCCGCTGATTATTTTGCAAATGCGATGGATTATAACCATACTTGGATTGAAAGTGATGAGCCTGATGGATATGTGGATCAGATAGAGGGTTTTCTTGTTACAGATATCACAGGAAGCCCAAGTGTTGACCATATAGATGTTGTACGAAATGAAGTCTATGAGGCGTACATAAAGAGTCATGAAGGTGAAGAAGGAATCGCAGAAATTCATATCGATGATAAAAATGAAAATGAAAAATAA
- a CDS encoding YggT family protein translates to MISLLTQIIQFAYNIYFYMIFVYILMSWIPQMAQSPIGELLARLVEPYLRPFRRFIPPIGMIDISPIVAIFALKFIYLGALSILNYIFVLTR, encoded by the coding sequence ATGATTTCCTTATTAACACAAATAATCCAATTTGCGTATAATATATATTTTTACATGATTTTTGTGTATATTTTAATGTCATGGATTCCTCAGATGGCCCAAAGTCCAATTGGGGAATTATTGGCTCGATTAGTTGAACCTTATTTACGTCCATTTCGCAGGTTCATACCACCGATTGGTATGATCGACATTTCTCCGATTGTTGCTATATTTGCATTAAAGTTTATCTATTTAGGTGCCTTATCCATTCTGAACTATATTTTTGTATTGACGAGGTAA
- a CDS encoding cell division protein SepF, translated as MFMMGKLMGFLGLNDEDEEIMEEPEERVREEEFLPSRKQKNNVISLHSQKNVKVILSEPRSYEEAQQIADYLRSHRPVIVNLQRMNSDQARRVVDFLSGCVYALNGEISKVGASIFVCTPENIDIEGTITEMIQE; from the coding sequence ATTTTTATGATGGGGAAATTAATGGGTTTTCTTGGTTTAAACGATGAGGATGAAGAGATCATGGAAGAGCCAGAAGAGAGGGTAAGAGAAGAAGAATTTTTGCCAAGCCGTAAACAAAAAAATAACGTGATCAGCTTACATAGTCAGAAAAACGTAAAAGTGATTTTATCAGAACCACGATCCTATGAAGAGGCTCAACAAATCGCAGATTATTTACGTTCACATCGTCCAGTAATCGTAAATCTTCAACGAATGAATTCAGATCAAGCAAGGCGAGTGGTTGATTTCTTAAGTGGGTGTGTCTATGCCTTAAATGGAGAGATTTCAAAAGTTGGAGCCAGTATTTTTGTCTGCACGCCAGAGAATATTGATATTGAAGGTACAATTACAGAAATGATCCAAGAATAG
- the ileS gene encoding isoleucine--tRNA ligase has translation MDYTNTLNLLKTEFPMRGNLPNKEPEIQKWWDEIDIYHMVQEKQKGKPKFILHDGPPYANGDIHIGHALNKVLKDFIVRFKTMQGYDAPYVPGWDTHGLPIEHAIIKTQKINRHEIGPIEFRNMCRDYALSYVEKQKSQFKRLGVRGDFDNPYITLKPEYEARQLRVFGEMAKKGLIYKGLKPVYWSPSSESALAEAEIEYKEKKSASIYVAFEVVDGKGKLPEGSNIVIWTTTPWTIPANLGISLHPEYQYVLFNANNQQYLVAKELLDHVKAEVGFEEVEILQEFKGEELEGILAKHPFYDRTSLVMLGEHVTLDAGTGCVHTAPGHGEDDFYVGQKYGLDVLSPIDDQGKFTKEAPGFEGMFYEDANKEVTKKLDEAGKLLKLGFIKHQYPHDWRSKQPVIFRATEQWFASIDKIRQQMLDEIKNVKWVPHWGEQRLHNMIADRGDWCISRQRIWGVPIPIFYCQDCGETILNDDTINHLIKLVEKEGTNVWFAREASELMPEGTTCPSCGGTHFRKETDIMDVWFDSGSSHEGVLDQREELRRPADLYLEGSDQYRGWFNSSLSTSVAVTGKAPYKAVLSHGFTLDGEGRKMSKSLGNVIVPQKIMDQLGADILRLWVASVDYQADVRISDNILKQISEVYRKIRNTLRFLVGNLEGFDPKKDPVPLEKMNELDKFAMMKTKQLIEKAIKAYDEYEFHTVYQSIHNFCTVDMSAFYLDIIKDRLYIEPMHSPSRKAAQTVLYEVLLALVKLIAPILPHTADEVWKYIPSIEEISVQLTEMPNWSHIEVDQKLMVKWNQFLNVRDEVLKALEVARKDKVIGHSLQAAVNIYPSKEVAELLSQFDELDKLFIVSQVYVHEHVAPAEAMQLEGISVLVQPAEGEKCQRCWVVSPEVGKKHEELCPSCADIVEKHYSHLVAE, from the coding sequence GTGGATTATACAAACACATTAAATCTATTAAAGACCGAATTTCCAATGCGAGGTAACCTACCTAACAAAGAACCAGAAATCCAAAAATGGTGGGATGAAATCGATATCTATCACATGGTTCAAGAAAAACAAAAAGGAAAACCAAAGTTTATCCTTCATGATGGACCTCCTTATGCAAACGGGGATATCCATATCGGTCATGCCTTGAATAAGGTATTAAAAGACTTTATCGTGCGTTTTAAAACGATGCAAGGATATGATGCCCCGTATGTTCCTGGCTGGGATACACATGGTTTGCCGATCGAACATGCAATTATCAAGACGCAAAAAATCAACCGTCATGAAATTGGACCAATCGAGTTCCGAAACATGTGTCGGGATTATGCTCTTTCTTATGTAGAAAAGCAAAAAAGTCAGTTTAAACGACTAGGAGTACGCGGTGATTTTGACAACCCGTATATCACCTTAAAACCGGAATATGAAGCTAGACAACTTCGAGTCTTCGGTGAGATGGCGAAAAAAGGTTTAATCTATAAAGGATTAAAGCCTGTTTATTGGTCACCATCATCAGAGTCTGCATTGGCTGAAGCGGAGATTGAGTACAAAGAGAAAAAATCAGCATCTATTTATGTGGCATTTGAAGTGGTAGATGGAAAAGGTAAACTACCAGAAGGTTCGAATATCGTGATTTGGACCACAACGCCATGGACAATTCCTGCGAACCTAGGAATTTCGCTCCATCCCGAATATCAATATGTTCTTTTTAATGCGAACAACCAACAATACCTTGTTGCAAAAGAGTTATTAGATCATGTGAAAGCGGAAGTTGGCTTTGAAGAAGTTGAAATCCTTCAAGAATTCAAAGGGGAAGAATTAGAAGGTATCTTAGCGAAACATCCATTCTATGATCGCACATCTTTAGTGATGCTAGGTGAACATGTCACATTAGATGCTGGTACGGGTTGTGTTCATACTGCACCTGGGCACGGGGAAGATGACTTCTATGTTGGTCAAAAATATGGCCTTGATGTCTTATCGCCGATTGATGATCAAGGGAAGTTCACGAAAGAAGCCCCAGGTTTTGAAGGGATGTTCTATGAGGATGCCAACAAAGAAGTCACGAAGAAGCTAGATGAAGCTGGCAAATTGTTAAAACTTGGTTTTATCAAACACCAATATCCTCATGATTGGCGTTCTAAGCAACCGGTGATTTTTCGTGCGACAGAGCAATGGTTTGCTTCTATTGATAAGATTCGCCAACAAATGTTGGATGAAATTAAAAATGTGAAATGGGTACCACATTGGGGTGAGCAACGTCTTCACAATATGATCGCTGATCGTGGAGATTGGTGTATTTCCCGTCAACGGATTTGGGGTGTGCCGATTCCAATTTTCTATTGTCAGGATTGTGGAGAAACGATTCTGAATGATGATACCATCAATCATTTAATCAAACTGGTGGAAAAAGAAGGAACCAATGTTTGGTTCGCAAGGGAAGCGAGTGAATTGATGCCAGAGGGAACAACATGTCCATCCTGTGGTGGAACACATTTCCGCAAAGAAACCGATATTATGGATGTTTGGTTTGACTCTGGATCTAGTCATGAAGGTGTCCTTGATCAACGAGAAGAACTTCGTCGTCCAGCTGATCTCTATCTCGAAGGTTCTGACCAATATCGTGGTTGGTTTAACTCTTCACTATCAACAAGTGTTGCAGTAACAGGAAAAGCACCTTACAAGGCGGTATTAAGCCATGGCTTTACATTAGATGGCGAAGGTAGAAAAATGTCCAAATCATTAGGAAACGTGATTGTTCCCCAAAAGATTATGGATCAATTAGGAGCAGATATTCTTCGTTTATGGGTAGCATCGGTTGACTACCAAGCAGATGTACGCATTTCTGATAATATTTTGAAACAGATCTCAGAAGTTTATCGTAAGATTCGCAACACTCTGCGTTTCTTAGTCGGTAATTTAGAAGGGTTTGATCCTAAAAAAGATCCTGTACCACTTGAAAAAATGAATGAGTTGGATAAATTTGCTATGATGAAAACAAAGCAACTCATTGAAAAAGCGATCAAAGCGTATGATGAGTATGAGTTCCATACTGTTTATCAGTCGATTCATAACTTCTGTACTGTCGATATGAGTGCATTCTACTTAGATATTATTAAGGATCGTCTTTACATTGAACCGATGCACTCTCCTTCAAGAAAGGCCGCACAAACGGTACTTTATGAAGTGTTATTGGCCTTGGTAAAACTAATTGCACCAATCCTTCCACATACTGCTGATGAAGTATGGAAGTATATTCCTAGTATTGAGGAGATCAGTGTTCAATTAACAGAAATGCCTAATTGGTCCCATATTGAAGTTGATCAAAAATTAATGGTAAAATGGAATCAATTCTTAAACGTTCGTGACGAAGTCTTAAAAGCCTTAGAAGTGGCAAGAAAAGATAAAGTCATTGGTCATTCCTTACAAGCAGCGGTGAACATCTATCCTTCTAAAGAAGTTGCGGAGCTTCTAAGTCAATTTGATGAGTTAGATAAGTTATTTATCGTTTCCCAAGTATATGTCCATGAACATGTAGCTCCAGCAGAAGCAATGCAACTAGAAGGGATTAGCGTTCTAGTTCAGCCTGCGGAAGGAGAGAAGTGTCAACGTTGTTGGGTAGTAAGCCCAGAGGTTGGTAAGAAACATGAAGAACTCTGCCCAAGTTGTGCAGATATTGTAGAGAAACATTACAGTCATTTAGTTGCAGAGTAA
- a CDS encoding RNA-binding protein, producing the protein MGIEHILNHYRKEELPFVERMIDSCERVLRNHQPIRTDFVDPRQKVIIENIVNSYMDLTMFFDGGYEQAERGRVLIAPSYYIFDQEELGLHFFQILGENKFFELTHQNVLGALLNIGLKREKFGDILITDTTKQFIVASEVADYVRMELKQIGKTKIYLESIPRNQLNPPSIQYEIQQFSVSSLRIDAIVAQVFHQSRSKVVEWIKGKHVKVNWQIIDQVDYKLEVGDMVSLRKFGRFKLLEEEGITKKGRMLIKVGKII; encoded by the coding sequence ATGGGGATCGAACATATACTGAATCACTATCGTAAAGAAGAGCTACCCTTTGTTGAAAGAATGATCGATTCCTGTGAGCGAGTTCTGCGTAACCATCAGCCGATCAGAACTGATTTCGTTGATCCAAGACAAAAGGTGATTATCGAAAACATCGTTAATTCTTACATGGATTTGACGATGTTTTTTGATGGGGGCTATGAACAAGCAGAGCGAGGAAGGGTTCTGATTGCCCCTTCCTATTATATTTTTGATCAAGAAGAATTAGGACTTCATTTTTTTCAAATTCTAGGTGAAAATAAATTTTTTGAACTTACACATCAAAATGTGTTAGGGGCCTTATTAAATATTGGATTGAAACGAGAAAAATTTGGTGACATTTTAATCACGGATACAACAAAACAATTTATCGTCGCAAGTGAAGTGGCAGATTATGTGAGAATGGAATTAAAGCAAATTGGTAAAACCAAGATTTATTTAGAGTCGATACCAAGGAATCAACTGAATCCTCCATCCATTCAATATGAGATTCAACAATTTTCCGTATCTTCTTTGCGGATCGATGCTATAGTAGCACAAGTATTTCACCAATCTCGTTCAAAAGTAGTAGAATGGATTAAGGGAAAACATGTAAAAGTGAATTGGCAAATCATTGACCAAGTGGATTATAAATTAGAAGTTGGAGACATGGTCTCACTAAGAAAATTTGGACGCTTTAAACTCTTAGAAGAAGAAGGAATCACGAAAAAAGGTCGAATGTTGATAAAGGTTGGTAAAATCATTTAA
- the sigG gene encoding RNA polymerase sporulation sigma factor SigG, with protein sequence MSRSKVEICGVDTSKLPVLKNDVMRELFVKLQNGDLSAREQLINGNLRLVLSVIQRFNNRGEYVDDLFQVGCIGLMKAIDNFDLSQNVKFSTYAVPMIIGEIRRYLRDNNPIRVSRSLRDIAYKALQVRDALTNQKACEPSIYEISEVLNVPKEDVVFALDAIQDPVSLFEPIYHDGGDPIYVMDQISDDKNKDVQWVEEIALKQALEQLNDREKMILSMRFYEGKTQMEVAGEIGISQAQVSRLEKAAINQMQKHIKS encoded by the coding sequence ATGTCAAGAAGCAAAGTTGAAATATGCGGTGTGGATACATCTAAATTACCTGTCTTAAAAAACGATGTAATGAGAGAACTATTTGTTAAACTCCAAAACGGAGATCTTTCTGCGAGAGAACAACTCATAAATGGAAATCTTCGATTAGTATTAAGCGTGATTCAACGCTTTAATAATCGAGGAGAATATGTGGATGATCTATTTCAAGTCGGATGTATCGGTTTAATGAAAGCAATTGATAACTTTGACTTAAGTCAAAATGTGAAATTCTCCACCTACGCGGTTCCTATGATTATTGGCGAAATCCGTCGTTATCTTCGAGATAACAATCCAATTCGTGTATCTAGATCTTTAAGGGATATCGCCTATAAGGCTTTACAAGTCCGAGATGCACTAACGAATCAAAAAGCTTGTGAACCTTCTATTTATGAAATATCCGAGGTATTAAATGTACCAAAAGAGGACGTAGTCTTTGCTTTAGACGCGATTCAAGATCCAGTTTCCTTATTTGAACCGATTTACCATGATGGGGGAGACCCGATCTATGTTATGGACCAGATTAGCGATGATAAGAATAAAGATGTTCAATGGGTAGAGGAAATCGCGTTAAAACAAGCTCTTGAACAATTAAATGATCGTGAGAAAATGATTCTTTCGATGCGATTTTATGAAGGCAAGACTCAGATGGAAGTAGCTGGGGAGATTGGGATATCCCAAGCCCAGGTATCAAGATTAGAAAAAGCAGCCATTAACCAAATGCAAAAGCATATTAAATCTTGA
- a CDS encoding DivIVA domain-containing protein, with amino-acid sequence MPLTPLDIHNKEFSKAFRGYDEDEVNEFLDQIIKDYEALIRQNKDLEEKILQANERLQHFANIEESLSKSIIVAQEAAEELKANAKKEAQLIVKEAEKNADRIINEALIKSRTIALEIEELKKKASIYRTRFRTLLEAQLEMLSEKTWDELEQLEPLEKVEKDKIDV; translated from the coding sequence GTGCCTTTAACCCCGCTAGATATCCATAATAAAGAATTTAGTAAAGCTTTTCGTGGTTATGATGAAGATGAAGTTAATGAATTCCTTGATCAGATTATTAAGGATTATGAAGCATTAATCCGTCAAAATAAAGATCTAGAGGAAAAAATCCTTCAGGCGAATGAAAGATTGCAACATTTTGCCAATATTGAAGAAAGCTTGAGCAAGTCAATCATTGTTGCGCAAGAGGCGGCTGAAGAACTAAAAGCGAATGCGAAAAAAGAAGCCCAATTGATCGTCAAAGAAGCTGAGAAAAATGCCGATCGTATTATTAATGAAGCATTGATTAAATCAAGAACAATCGCTTTAGAAATTGAAGAACTAAAGAAAAAAGCAAGTATTTATCGGACGCGTTTTCGTACTTTGTTAGAAGCACAGTTAGAAATGCTTAGTGAAAAGACTTGGGATGAACTTGAACAACTTGAACCGCTAGAAAAAGTAGAAAAAGACAAAATTGACGTATAA